The following coding sequences lie in one Mycobacterium sp. DL440 genomic window:
- a CDS encoding long-chain fatty acid--CoA ligase — MNIFAVLDQAAARFGDHGAVFLGERQLHTWAQLRDRVLRLATALKALGDRGTRIAVASENRPEVIELMFAIWAAECVFVPINYKLHPREMADILADSGAAQVFASAKIAEGLAATTGLPIETIGSQDYSDRLDAEPAIPPSTDPDTLAWLFYTSGTTGKSKGAMLSHRNLMAMTVAHLADFDDPDEDCSLIHGAPMSHGSGLYIPPYVLRGARQVVPESAAFEPGEFLDLCDHHPGSSAFLAPTMVQRLIQTGRPRPQNLKTVVYGGGPMYVDCLKKALAAYGPIFVQLYGQGEAPMTITGLRRADHIDADDATLGSVGYPRSGVEVAVLTSDGTHAAVDEIGEIVCRGDVVMSGYWNNPTATAATLRDGWLHTGDMGSFDARGYLTLRDRSKDVVISGGSNIYPREVEEALLEHPDVVEAGVVGAPDAEWGEVVVAFVVGEVDAAALDAHLLERIARFKRPKRYEFIDALPKNSYGKVLKRELRDRLSS, encoded by the coding sequence ATGAATATTTTCGCGGTACTCGATCAGGCCGCGGCGAGATTCGGTGACCACGGCGCGGTGTTCCTGGGCGAACGCCAACTGCACACCTGGGCGCAGCTACGCGACCGGGTACTGCGGCTGGCGACCGCGCTGAAGGCCCTCGGCGATCGCGGCACCCGTATCGCCGTCGCCAGCGAGAACCGGCCCGAGGTCATCGAGCTGATGTTCGCCATCTGGGCGGCCGAATGCGTTTTCGTGCCGATCAACTACAAGCTGCACCCTCGCGAGATGGCCGACATCCTGGCGGATTCCGGTGCGGCGCAGGTGTTCGCCTCGGCCAAGATCGCCGAAGGCCTGGCGGCTACCACCGGACTCCCGATCGAAACCATCGGCAGCCAGGACTACTCGGACCGGCTCGATGCCGAGCCCGCGATCCCGCCGTCGACCGATCCGGACACCCTGGCCTGGCTGTTCTACACCAGCGGCACCACCGGAAAATCCAAGGGCGCCATGCTGTCCCACCGCAACCTGATGGCGATGACGGTGGCGCACCTGGCCGATTTCGACGATCCGGACGAGGATTGCAGCCTGATCCACGGCGCCCCGATGTCGCACGGCTCCGGCCTGTACATCCCGCCCTACGTGCTGCGCGGTGCCCGTCAGGTGGTGCCGGAATCCGCCGCGTTCGAGCCCGGCGAATTCCTGGACCTGTGCGACCATCACCCCGGCAGTAGCGCCTTTTTGGCTCCGACCATGGTGCAGCGCCTGATCCAGACCGGCCGGCCCCGCCCGCAGAACCTGAAAACCGTGGTCTACGGCGGCGGGCCGATGTACGTCGACTGCCTCAAGAAGGCACTGGCCGCCTACGGCCCGATCTTCGTGCAGCTCTACGGGCAGGGCGAAGCCCCGATGACGATCACCGGGCTGCGTCGCGCGGACCACATCGATGCCGACGACGCGACGCTGGGCTCCGTCGGTTATCCGCGTTCCGGCGTCGAGGTCGCCGTGCTCACCTCCGACGGCACCCACGCGGCCGTCGACGAGATCGGCGAGATCGTCTGCCGCGGCGACGTCGTCATGTCCGGCTACTGGAACAACCCGACCGCCACCGCGGCCACCCTCAGGGACGGCTGGCTGCACACCGGTGACATGGGATCGTTCGATGCCCGCGGCTACCTGACCCTGCGCGACCGGTCCAAGGACGTGGTGATCAGCGGGGGCAGCAACATCTATCCCCGCGAGGTGGAGGAAGCCCTGCTGGAACACCCCGACGTGGTCGAGGCGGGCGTGGTCGGCGCGCCCGATGCGGAGTGGGGTGAGGTGGTGGTGGCGTTTGTCGTGGGCGAAGTCGATGCGGCTGCGCTCGACGCTCACCTGCTGGAACGCATCGCCCGGTTCAAACGGCCCAAGCGCTACGAGTTCATCGACGCCCTACCGAAGAACAGCTACGGCAAGGTGCTCAAACGCGAACTGCGGGACCGATTGAGTTCATAG
- a CDS encoding antitoxin, with translation MGFLDKAKSLLSQNADKVEQAIDKAGDVIDEKTQGKYSQHVDKAQEAAKNSLNKEEPQQ, from the coding sequence ATGGGATTCCTGGACAAGGCCAAGAGCCTTTTGTCGCAGAACGCTGACAAGGTTGAGCAGGCCATCGACAAGGCCGGCGACGTCATCGACGAGAAGACGCAGGGCAAGTACAGCCAGCATGTCGACAAGGCGCAAGAAGCGGCGAAGAACTCCCTCAACAAAGAAGAACCGCAGCAGTAA
- a CDS encoding MBL fold metallo-hydrolase, with the protein MLRAALRLGARSASLLAGGWLLRALNGSYASVGALPRQIRPVAQRSLQYADGVFVNVEPASPGVSMSREEWRMLIAEMLGSGSASRPGGPIPLVEPSDNDGEAAACAVSWYGHSTALVEVDGYRVLTDPVWSRRCSPSRVVGPQRLHEPPLPLEALPAVDAVVISHDHYDHLDIETVMGLARTQRAPFVVPLGIGAHLRKWRIPEDRIIELDWNESHRIGELTLVCTPARHFSGRLFQRNTTLWASWAFIGPQHRAFFGGDTGYTKSFSEIGSEYGPFDLTLLPVGAYHPSWPDIHMNPEEAVRAHLDVTESGLLVPVHWATFRLAPHPWADPVRRLLTAADPAGVQIAVPRPGQRVDAASAALDPWWEF; encoded by the coding sequence ATGTTGCGCGCTGCGCTGCGGTTGGGTGCCAGGTCGGCTTCACTGCTGGCCGGCGGGTGGTTGTTACGCGCGCTGAACGGGAGCTACGCCTCGGTGGGGGCCCTGCCCCGCCAAATCCGCCCGGTGGCGCAGCGGTCCCTGCAGTACGCCGACGGTGTGTTCGTCAACGTCGAGCCGGCCTCACCCGGCGTCAGCATGAGCCGCGAAGAGTGGCGCATGCTGATCGCCGAGATGCTCGGCTCGGGCTCCGCCAGTAGGCCGGGCGGGCCGATCCCGCTGGTCGAACCTTCTGACAATGACGGCGAAGCTGCCGCGTGCGCGGTGTCCTGGTACGGGCACTCCACTGCGCTGGTGGAGGTCGACGGCTACCGGGTGCTGACCGATCCGGTCTGGAGCCGTCGCTGCTCGCCGTCGCGGGTGGTGGGTCCGCAGCGGCTGCACGAGCCGCCGCTGCCGCTGGAGGCCCTGCCTGCCGTCGACGCCGTGGTGATCAGCCACGATCACTACGACCACCTCGATATCGAGACCGTGATGGGGTTGGCCCGTACCCAGCGGGCTCCGTTCGTGGTGCCGTTGGGCATCGGGGCGCATCTGCGTAAGTGGCGGATACCCGAGGACCGGATCATCGAGCTCGACTGGAACGAGAGCCACCGGATCGGGGAGCTGACCCTGGTGTGCACGCCCGCCCGGCACTTCTCGGGGCGGCTGTTCCAGCGCAACACCACGCTGTGGGCTTCGTGGGCGTTCATCGGGCCTCAGCACCGGGCGTTCTTCGGCGGAGATACCGGCTACACCAAGAGTTTCTCCGAAATCGGTTCGGAATACGGACCTTTCGATCTGACCCTGCTTCCGGTCGGGGCGTATCACCCGAGTTGGCCCGACATCCACATGAATCCCGAGGAAGCGGTGCGCGCCCATCTGGACGTCACCGAGTCCGGGTTGTTGGTGCCGGTCCACTGGGCGACCTTCCGGCTGGCCCCGCACCCGTGGGCCGATCCGGTGCGCCGATTGCTGACGGCGGCCGACCCGGCCGGGGTGCAGATCGCGGTGCCGCGCCCGGGGCAGCGGGTGGACGCCGCGTCTGCGGCACTCGACCCGTGGTGGGAGTTCTGA
- a CDS encoding HAD-IC family P-type ATPase: MTTIIATGLTDAEVAQRVAEGKSNDVPTRAARSISEIIRGNVFTRINAILGVLFLIVLSTGSLINGAFGLLIIANSAIGIIQEVRAKQTLDKLAIVGQAKPTVRRESGSRAVLPGEVVLDDIIELGPGDQIVVDGEIIEESNLEVDESLLTGEADPIVKAAGDAVMSGSFVVAGSGAYRATKVGHEAYAAKLAEEASKFTLVKSELRNGINKILQVITYMLVPAGLLTIYTQLFTTDPRILESLKQTYHDIVANEGGWRDSLEIIMSQIFTTDAVWHEPVLRMVGALVPMVPEGLVLMTSIAFAVGVVRLGRRQCLVNELPAIEGLARVDVVCADKTGTLTENGMRVSDLKRIAESDVASALAQLAADDARPNASMVAIAEAFATPPGWTATATAPFKSATKWSGASYGEHGNWVIGAPDVLLDSSSPVAEEAEQIGAQGLRVLLVGSSDLAVDAPQAPGTVTPVALVVLEQRIRPDAADTLDYFASQHVSVKVISGDNAVSVGAVAGKLGLHGETMDARQLPHEPEQLAETLDEYTTFGRVRPDQKRAMVHALQSRGHTVAMTGDGVNDVLALKDADIGVAMGSGSSASRAVAQIVLLDNKFATLPYVVGEGRRVIGNIERVSNLFLTKTVYSVLLAILVALAGLSSKLFGTDPLLFPFQPIHVTIAAWFTIGIPSFILSLAPNNERAHSGFVRRVMMAALPSGLVVGTVTFVSYLVAYQGREAGLLEQTQASTAALITLLVSSLWVLSVVARPYEWWRVALVAFSGLAYVLIFSLPLAQRLFMLDPSNLKVTAIALGIGLVGATLIEVLWWVQGTVLGEKRRLWR, encoded by the coding sequence ATGACGACGATCATTGCCACTGGTCTCACCGATGCCGAGGTGGCCCAGCGGGTAGCCGAGGGTAAAAGCAACGACGTCCCGACGCGTGCGGCGCGCAGCATCTCGGAGATCATCCGCGGCAATGTGTTCACCCGCATCAACGCGATCCTGGGTGTGCTGTTTCTGATCGTGCTGTCGACCGGGTCGTTGATCAACGGGGCGTTCGGCCTGCTGATCATCGCCAACAGTGCGATCGGCATCATCCAGGAGGTCCGGGCCAAGCAGACCCTGGACAAGCTGGCCATTGTCGGGCAGGCCAAGCCCACGGTACGCAGGGAATCCGGTAGCCGCGCCGTGCTGCCCGGGGAGGTCGTGCTCGACGACATCATCGAACTCGGGCCGGGCGACCAGATCGTGGTGGACGGCGAGATCATCGAGGAGTCCAACCTTGAGGTCGACGAGTCGCTGCTGACCGGCGAGGCCGACCCGATCGTCAAAGCCGCGGGCGACGCGGTGATGTCGGGCAGTTTCGTGGTCGCCGGCTCCGGCGCCTACCGCGCGACCAAGGTGGGGCACGAGGCGTATGCCGCCAAGCTCGCCGAAGAGGCCTCCAAGTTCACCTTGGTGAAATCCGAACTGCGCAACGGCATCAACAAGATCCTGCAGGTCATCACCTACATGCTGGTGCCTGCCGGCCTGCTCACCATCTACACCCAGTTGTTCACCACCGACCCCCGGATCCTGGAGTCGCTCAAGCAGACCTACCACGACATCGTCGCCAACGAGGGCGGTTGGCGAGATTCGTTGGAGATCATCATGAGTCAGATCTTCACCACCGATGCGGTGTGGCATGAACCGGTGCTGCGCATGGTGGGTGCGCTGGTGCCGATGGTGCCCGAAGGCCTGGTGCTGATGACGTCGATCGCATTCGCGGTCGGGGTGGTGCGGCTGGGCCGACGGCAATGTCTGGTCAATGAGCTGCCCGCGATCGAGGGCTTGGCCCGTGTCGATGTCGTGTGTGCGGACAAGACGGGCACGTTGACCGAAAACGGTATGCGGGTCAGCGATCTCAAGAGGATCGCTGAGAGCGATGTCGCTTCGGCGCTGGCGCAGCTGGCCGCCGACGACGCCAGGCCGAACGCCAGCATGGTGGCCATCGCCGAGGCTTTCGCGACGCCGCCGGGTTGGACGGCCACCGCGACGGCCCCGTTCAAGTCCGCCACCAAATGGAGTGGCGCGTCCTACGGCGAGCATGGCAACTGGGTGATCGGCGCCCCGGATGTGTTGTTGGACTCCAGCTCACCGGTGGCCGAGGAAGCGGAGCAGATCGGCGCCCAGGGGCTGCGGGTGCTGCTGGTCGGGTCGTCCGATCTGGCGGTCGACGCGCCGCAGGCCCCGGGCACGGTGACTCCCGTCGCGTTGGTGGTGTTGGAGCAGCGGATCCGTCCCGATGCCGCTGACACGCTCGATTACTTTGCTTCCCAGCATGTTTCGGTCAAGGTGATCTCCGGGGACAACGCGGTGTCGGTCGGCGCGGTCGCCGGGAAGCTGGGCCTGCACGGCGAGACGATGGATGCCCGCCAGTTGCCGCACGAACCGGAGCAGTTGGCCGAGACCCTCGATGAGTACACCACTTTCGGCCGGGTGCGCCCGGATCAGAAGCGGGCCATGGTGCATGCTCTCCAGTCGCGTGGGCACACGGTGGCGATGACCGGCGACGGCGTCAACGATGTGCTGGCCCTCAAAGATGCCGACATCGGCGTCGCCATGGGATCGGGTAGTTCGGCTTCGCGTGCGGTGGCGCAGATCGTGTTGTTGGACAACAAGTTCGCCACGCTGCCGTATGTAGTCGGCGAAGGTCGGCGGGTGATCGGCAACATCGAGCGGGTGTCGAACCTGTTCCTCACCAAGACCGTGTACTCGGTGTTGCTGGCGATCCTGGTTGCACTGGCCGGATTGTCGTCCAAGTTGTTCGGCACCGATCCGCTGTTGTTCCCGTTCCAGCCGATCCACGTCACCATCGCGGCCTGGTTCACCATCGGTATCCCGTCGTTCATCTTGTCGCTGGCCCCGAACAACGAACGGGCCCATTCAGGTTTCGTGCGCCGGGTGATGATGGCCGCGCTGCCGTCGGGGCTGGTGGTCGGCACCGTCACTTTCGTCTCGTATCTGGTGGCCTATCAGGGCCGGGAGGCCGGCCTGCTGGAACAGACCCAGGCCTCGACGGCGGCGCTGATCACGTTGCTGGTGTCCTCGCTGTGGGTGCTGTCGGTGGTGGCCCGCCCGTATGAGTGGTGGCGCGTGGCGCTGGTCGCGTTCTCCGGCCTGGCGTATGTGCTGATTTTCAGTCTGCCTCTGGCGCAACGCCTGTTCATGCTGGACCCGTCGAATCTCAAGGTCACCGCGATTGCGTTGGGCATCGGACTGGTCGGGGCAACACTGATCGAGGTGCTGTGGTGGGTGCAGGGGACGGTCCTCGGGGAGAAGCGTCGGTTGTGGAGATAG
- a CDS encoding SDR family NAD(P)-dependent oxidoreductase: MQVAIVTGASSGIGFGCATTLAEAGIAVLGTGRDEERLGELAKAVRDPDLIATLAVDLTADDAPQRIVEAALARWGRIDFLINNAGVGSPKPLHETDDATLDYFLGIMLRAPFRLARDVIPHMGPGSAIINITSTFAVVGGLRGGAYSAAKGGLTALTTHIACQYGAQGIRCNAVAPGVTVTPMVEQRLNDPGFRKMQTEMTPHTRLGRIEDIAATVAFLCSDGGSFINGQTIVVDGGWSSTKYLSDFALNAKWVEDGSPS; the protein is encoded by the coding sequence ATGCAGGTTGCGATCGTCACCGGGGCCAGCAGCGGCATCGGATTCGGCTGTGCCACGACGCTTGCCGAGGCCGGAATAGCCGTACTCGGCACCGGACGCGATGAGGAGCGACTCGGCGAACTGGCCAAGGCTGTCCGCGATCCTGACCTCATCGCCACGCTGGCCGTCGACCTGACTGCCGACGACGCCCCACAACGCATCGTCGAAGCCGCGCTGGCCCGCTGGGGCCGCATCGACTTTCTGATCAACAATGCCGGTGTAGGCAGCCCCAAGCCCCTGCACGAGACCGACGACGCGACCCTGGACTACTTCCTCGGCATCATGCTGCGCGCACCATTTCGGTTGGCCCGAGACGTGATACCGCACATGGGACCTGGCTCGGCAATCATCAACATCACCTCGACGTTCGCGGTTGTCGGCGGATTGCGCGGCGGCGCGTACTCGGCCGCCAAGGGCGGGTTGACGGCGCTCACCACTCACATCGCCTGCCAGTACGGGGCCCAGGGCATCCGCTGCAACGCGGTGGCCCCGGGCGTCACCGTCACCCCGATGGTCGAACAACGCCTCAACGATCCGGGCTTCCGCAAGATGCAGACCGAGATGACCCCGCACACCCGGCTGGGCCGGATCGAAGACATCGCCGCCACCGTGGCGTTCCTGTGCTCCGACGGCGGCAGCTTCATCAACGGACAGACCATCGTCGTCGACGGCGGTTGGAGCTCGACGAAGTACCTGTCCGATTTCGCGCTGAACGCCAAATGGGTTGAGGATGGTTCTCCATCATGA
- a CDS encoding AMP-binding protein, with amino-acid sequence MGHRDQARAADAYARGLWVSTTLADALADAAHDTPDRVLLIDAETRLTAHELHTRASTLALQLAARMPQGSVVSFMLPNWHEAAVIYLGATLAGMVVNPILPSLRDRELCFILDDARSRAIFIPAQFGNHDYAAMLTRVCPQLDVPPEVVVLRGDPGPHQAFSALGDAPDQELPTLDPDDIRMIMYTSGTTGGPKGVLHSHNSINALIRQLGEHWMVDPGDTFLVPSPIAHIGGSIYAFECPLLLGTTAVLMQRWNADGGVALMTEYGCTHMAGATPFLEQLLGAAERVGTRLPDLKVFICGGASVPPSLIRRASDYFDRAVVSRVYGSTEVPVTTVGSLAPGGVEHAAETDGRPGIAEVRLVSGEIRARGPQMLRGYLHSEDEIESFDEDGFFRTGDLGRWVDGDYLQVTGRAKDLIIRNGENISPKEVEDILVGELGITEAAVVGLPDERTGERACAVLVTTDGQRPDVADVGRVLTEHGLARFKSPERVEVWDALPKNDAGKVLKHHIRERLTRVAGASEATGKVV; translated from the coding sequence GTGGGCCATAGAGACCAAGCCCGCGCGGCCGACGCCTACGCCCGCGGGCTGTGGGTGTCCACCACTCTGGCCGACGCACTGGCCGACGCGGCGCATGACACCCCCGACCGGGTGCTGCTGATCGACGCGGAAACCAGGCTGACCGCCCACGAGTTACACACCCGGGCGAGCACTCTGGCCCTGCAGCTGGCCGCGCGGATGCCGCAAGGCAGCGTGGTGTCCTTCATGCTGCCCAACTGGCACGAGGCCGCGGTCATCTATCTGGGCGCCACACTGGCCGGCATGGTGGTCAACCCGATCCTGCCCTCACTGCGGGACCGGGAACTGTGCTTCATCCTTGATGACGCGCGCAGTCGTGCGATCTTCATCCCCGCTCAATTCGGCAACCACGACTACGCGGCCATGCTCACTCGGGTCTGCCCACAGCTGGACGTGCCTCCGGAAGTCGTGGTGCTGCGCGGCGATCCGGGTCCGCACCAGGCGTTCAGTGCCCTAGGCGATGCTCCGGATCAGGAGCTCCCGACGCTCGACCCGGACGACATCCGGATGATCATGTACACGTCGGGCACCACCGGAGGTCCCAAAGGCGTACTGCACAGCCATAACTCGATCAACGCACTGATCCGCCAGTTGGGTGAGCACTGGATGGTCGACCCCGGTGACACCTTCCTGGTGCCATCCCCCATCGCGCACATCGGCGGCTCGATCTACGCCTTCGAATGCCCGCTGCTGCTGGGCACCACCGCGGTGCTGATGCAACGCTGGAACGCCGACGGTGGCGTGGCACTGATGACCGAATACGGGTGCACCCACATGGCCGGGGCGACACCGTTTCTGGAACAACTGCTCGGCGCCGCCGAACGGGTCGGCACCCGGTTGCCCGATCTCAAGGTGTTCATCTGCGGTGGCGCGTCGGTGCCGCCATCGCTCATCCGCCGGGCGTCCGACTACTTCGACCGGGCCGTCGTCAGCCGGGTGTACGGCTCCACCGAGGTACCGGTCACCACCGTCGGCTCACTGGCCCCGGGAGGGGTCGAGCACGCCGCCGAGACCGACGGCCGCCCCGGTATCGCCGAGGTCCGGCTCGTCTCCGGCGAGATCCGGGCCCGCGGTCCACAGATGCTGCGGGGTTATCTGCACTCCGAGGACGAGATCGAATCCTTTGACGAGGACGGCTTTTTCCGTACCGGGGATCTCGGCCGCTGGGTCGACGGCGACTACCTGCAGGTGACCGGGCGAGCCAAAGACCTCATCATCCGCAACGGCGAGAACATCTCCCCCAAGGAAGTCGAGGACATCCTCGTCGGCGAACTGGGCATCACCGAGGCGGCCGTCGTCGGCCTGCCCGACGAACGCACCGGGGAACGTGCCTGCGCGGTACTGGTGACGACCGACGGTCAACGCCCCGACGTGGCCGATGTGGGCCGGGTGCTGACCGAGCACGGGTTGGCCCGGTTCAAATCGCCCGAGCGGGTGGAGGTCTGGGATGCCCTGCCGAAGAACGACGCGGGAAAAGTCTTGAAACATCACATCCGGGAAAGGCTGACGAGGGTGGCCGGGGCGAGCGAAGCGACGGGGAAGGTTGTCTAG
- a CDS encoding enoyl-CoA hydratase: protein MIGVTRDGSVLTLELQREERRNALNCELVDSLREAVEHAAEQDIRAIVLTGAGPVFSSGADLTDAAGMAEKLPDKALALNLAIDKAPVPVIGAINGPAIGAGVILSMICDLRVVAPEAYFQFPVAKYGLALDNWSIRRLTSLVGYGRARGMLLGAERLTAETALQTGMANRIGTLADAQKWAAELAGFAPLALQHAKRVLNDDGAYEESWPVHKELFDKAWGSQDVIEAQVARIEKRPPNFNGA from the coding sequence ATGATTGGTGTGACCAGAGACGGCAGTGTCCTGACCCTGGAACTGCAACGCGAAGAGCGGCGCAACGCGCTGAACTGCGAGCTTGTCGACAGCTTGCGGGAAGCGGTCGAGCATGCCGCTGAACAGGACATCCGGGCCATCGTGCTGACCGGTGCGGGTCCGGTGTTCAGCTCGGGCGCGGACCTGACCGACGCCGCGGGCATGGCCGAGAAGCTCCCTGACAAGGCGCTGGCGCTGAACCTGGCGATCGACAAGGCGCCGGTTCCGGTCATCGGCGCGATCAACGGCCCGGCGATCGGTGCGGGCGTCATCTTGTCGATGATCTGCGATCTGCGCGTCGTCGCGCCCGAGGCCTACTTCCAGTTTCCGGTCGCGAAGTACGGCCTGGCCTTGGACAACTGGAGCATCCGGCGGCTGACCTCGCTGGTGGGTTACGGCCGGGCACGCGGCATGCTGCTCGGCGCCGAGAGGCTCACCGCGGAGACCGCACTGCAGACCGGCATGGCCAACCGCATCGGCACGCTGGCCGACGCGCAGAAGTGGGCTGCCGAGCTGGCTGGGTTCGCGCCGCTGGCCCTGCAGCACGCCAAACGGGTGCTCAACGACGACGGTGCTTACGAGGAGTCGTGGCCGGTCCACAAGGAGCTGTTCGACAAGGCGTGGGGTAGCCAGGACGTCATCGAAGCCCAGGTGGCCCGCATCGAGAAGCGCCCGCCGAACTTCAACGGGGCCTGA
- a CDS encoding SRPBCC family protein, with product MAKLSVSVDVPLPPEKAWEYASDLSRYDEWLSIHRAWRSALPETLEKGTVIDSIVEVKGMLNRVKWTLVNYKPPQSLTLNGEGRGGVKVKLIGKISPASVDGGEGAKVTFDVHLGGPALFGPIGMVVAAALKGDIQQSLNKFKALYTSSA from the coding sequence ATGGCCAAATTGTCTGTCTCCGTCGATGTTCCGTTGCCGCCGGAGAAGGCGTGGGAGTACGCCTCAGATCTGTCCCGGTACGACGAGTGGCTCAGCATCCACCGGGCCTGGCGCTCGGCGCTGCCCGAAACCCTGGAAAAGGGCACGGTCATCGACTCGATCGTCGAAGTCAAAGGCATGTTGAACCGCGTGAAGTGGACGCTGGTGAACTACAAGCCGCCGCAGTCCCTGACGCTCAACGGCGAGGGCCGTGGCGGGGTAAAGGTCAAGCTGATCGGAAAGATCTCACCGGCGTCGGTGGACGGCGGAGAGGGCGCGAAAGTGACCTTTGACGTGCACCTCGGCGGGCCGGCCCTGTTCGGGCCGATTGGCATGGTGGTGGCCGCCGCGCTCAAAGGCGATATTCAGCAGTCACTCAACAAGTTCAAGGCGCTGTACACGTCCTCGGCGTAG
- a CDS encoding dihydrodipicolinate reductase, whose protein sequence is MRRVVQFSTGNVGRHSLAAVIGRPDLKLVGVHAAGPDKIGRDAADLCGHSEPTGVIATDDIDALIALGPDCVVYTALGETRPMEAVEQMSRFLAAGINVVGTSMVWLVTPRQADDWLRIPLEQACAAGNSSLYVNGIDPGYSGDTAAYAALSLVTRAESVTIKEIFDYGNYDDYEYTGTAMGFGTTPDDDLPMAFQPGVITSMFGGLVRNLADRLGVELDEVGQRFEPWYATERIECTMLTVEPGQLAGTRFAADGLRGGVPVITVEHTTRLTPAAAPDWEYPPEGQSGVHMVIIEGEPRIEVSTSLSHPVLDVTDAGCVSTAARVVNAIDWVCGAPAGLIAAEDIPPTELIRGLMWSRAMNFAL, encoded by the coding sequence ATGCGCAGAGTGGTGCAGTTTTCGACAGGCAATGTCGGCAGGCATTCGCTGGCGGCGGTCATCGGCAGACCCGACCTGAAATTGGTCGGTGTCCATGCGGCGGGCCCGGACAAGATCGGGCGTGACGCTGCCGACCTGTGTGGGCACAGCGAGCCGACGGGCGTGATCGCGACCGACGACATCGATGCGCTCATCGCACTCGGGCCCGACTGCGTGGTCTATACGGCATTGGGCGAGACCCGGCCGATGGAAGCCGTCGAGCAGATGTCGCGGTTCCTGGCAGCGGGGATCAACGTGGTCGGAACCTCCATGGTGTGGCTGGTGACACCGCGACAGGCCGACGACTGGCTGAGGATTCCGCTTGAGCAGGCCTGCGCGGCAGGGAACTCCTCGCTGTATGTCAACGGCATCGACCCCGGCTATTCGGGGGACACCGCGGCGTACGCCGCGCTCAGTCTGGTCACCCGTGCCGAGTCGGTGACGATCAAGGAGATCTTCGACTACGGCAACTATGACGACTACGAATACACCGGTACCGCCATGGGTTTCGGTACGACTCCGGACGACGACCTGCCGATGGCGTTCCAGCCGGGAGTAATCACGTCGATGTTCGGCGGACTGGTGCGCAATCTCGCCGACCGCCTGGGGGTGGAACTCGACGAGGTCGGCCAGCGGTTCGAGCCGTGGTACGCCACCGAGCGGATCGAATGCACGATGCTGACAGTCGAACCCGGGCAGCTGGCCGGCACGCGATTTGCCGCCGATGGCCTGCGCGGTGGTGTTCCGGTCATCACCGTCGAGCACACCACCCGGCTCACGCCTGCGGCGGCGCCGGATTGGGAGTATCCGCCCGAGGGCCAGTCGGGCGTGCACATGGTGATCATCGAGGGCGAGCCCCGCATCGAGGTGAGCACCAGTCTGTCCCATCCGGTGCTGGATGTGACCGACGCCGGGTGTGTGTCTACCGCGGCGCGGGTGGTCAACGCGATCGACTGGGTCTGTGGTGCGCCCGCGGGATTGATTGCCGCCGAGGATATCCCGCCGACGGAGTTGATCCGCGGCCTGATGTGGTCTCGTGCTATGAACTTCGCGCTATGA